The following are encoded in a window of Oncorhynchus mykiss isolate Arlee chromosome Y, USDA_OmykA_1.1, whole genome shotgun sequence genomic DNA:
- the LOC110509783 gene encoding suppressor APC domain-containing protein 2 isoform X3, translating into MSRVGPRGLEAGDSLGPPGPAWTAVWAAYTTVFIPLSSSLYSSKALHFFLGLKQMKELEQEKDSLLAGLGVVERAREWYQTQIHNVTERQRHVGQSNHCTDSFAESQNQSHRNVLLPKLQEVNRCLNDLISCSGVQSFPSSSSQPTVISSSSQPPAPPQAIQRLKDQNRLLTQEVTDKGKRITQLEQEKSALIKQLFEACARSTHDSSTMDSTFI; encoded by the exons ATGAGCCGGGTCGGGCCCAGGGGCCTGGAAGCAGGGGATTCGCTTGGCCCACCCGGCCCAGCCTGGACAGCTGTCTGGGCAGCCTACACCACTGTCTTCATCCCTCTCAGCAGCAGTCTGTACAGCAGCAAGGCGCTGCACTTTTTCCTCGGG ctGAAGCAGATGAAGGAGTTGGAGCAGGAGAAGGACTCTCTGCTGGCCGGTCTGGGCGTGGTGGAGCGGGCTAGAGAGTGGTACCAGACTCAGATCCACAACGtcaccgagagacagagacacgtgGGCCAAAGCAACCACTGCACG GATTCCTTCGCAGAATCCCAGAATCAAAGTCACAGGAATGTTCTGCTTCCCAAGCTGCAGGAAGTCAACCGTTGCCTTAATGACCTAATTTCCTGCTCTGGAGTG cAGTCtttcccatcctccagctcccagcCCACAGTGATCTCCTCCAGCTCCCAGCCTCCTGCCCCCCCACAAGCCATTCAGAGACTAAAGGACCAGAACCGCCTTCTCACCCAG GAGGTGACAGATAAGGGTAAGCGCATCACTCAGCTGGAGCAGGAGAAGTCTGCTCTGATCAAACAGCTGTTTGAGGCTTGCGCCCGGAGCACGCATGACAGCAGCACCATGGACTCCACCTTCATCTGA
- the LOC110509783 gene encoding suppressor APC domain-containing protein 2 isoform X4: MSRVGPRGLEAGDSLGPPGPAWTAVWAAYTTVFIPLSSSLYSSKALHFFLGLKQMKELEQEKDSLLAGLGVVERAREWYQTQIHNVTERQRHVGQSNHCTDSFAESQNQSHRNVLLPKLQEVNRCLNDLISCSGVSFPSSSSQPTVISSSSQPPAPPQAIQRLKDQNRLLTQEVTDKGKRITQLEQEKSALIKQLFEACARSTHDSSTMDSTFI, translated from the exons ATGAGCCGGGTCGGGCCCAGGGGCCTGGAAGCAGGGGATTCGCTTGGCCCACCCGGCCCAGCCTGGACAGCTGTCTGGGCAGCCTACACCACTGTCTTCATCCCTCTCAGCAGCAGTCTGTACAGCAGCAAGGCGCTGCACTTTTTCCTCGGG ctGAAGCAGATGAAGGAGTTGGAGCAGGAGAAGGACTCTCTGCTGGCCGGTCTGGGCGTGGTGGAGCGGGCTAGAGAGTGGTACCAGACTCAGATCCACAACGtcaccgagagacagagacacgtgGGCCAAAGCAACCACTGCACG GATTCCTTCGCAGAATCCCAGAATCAAAGTCACAGGAATGTTCTGCTTCCCAAGCTGCAGGAAGTCAACCGTTGCCTTAATGACCTAATTTCCTGCTCTGGAGTG TCtttcccatcctccagctcccagcCCACAGTGATCTCCTCCAGCTCCCAGCCTCCTGCCCCCCCACAAGCCATTCAGAGACTAAAGGACCAGAACCGCCTTCTCACCCAG GAGGTGACAGATAAGGGTAAGCGCATCACTCAGCTGGAGCAGGAGAAGTCTGCTCTGATCAAACAGCTGTTTGAGGCTTGCGCCCGGAGCACGCATGACAGCAGCACCATGGACTCCACCTTCATCTGA